A part of Rhopalosiphum maidis isolate BTI-1 chromosome 3, ASM367621v3, whole genome shotgun sequence genomic DNA contains:
- the LOC113555823 gene encoding single-stranded DNA-binding protein 3-like isoform X1 → MYAKGKGATVPSDAQAREKLALYVYEYLLHIGAQKAAQTFLNEIRWEKNITLGEPPGFLHSWWCVFWDLYCAAPERRDTCEHSSEAKAFHDYGFVNSGYGVNGIAHNAGPSPSPLGQMPPNDGMPGGPMPGGFFPNASMRPSPPSHPSTQQSPHSQPPSHGQMLSNQPFMGPRYPGGPRPGIRMSQLGNDFNSPTGQPMMPGMDPLRQGEAGEYVVGWQGGMGPMNPRMNPPRGQNTQNMSPLGSYSPGMRGPPPNTTLGPGGGGPNMPLSMGGLVGRPQWQPNANTPMSYSSSSPGAYGGPSGSGGPPGPGTPIMQSPQDSSNSGGESMYTMMKPVTGGNMPGDFPMNNASDSGPLGPMGPNTMNSVLNGEGLDGMKNSPAPGGPGTPREDSGSGMGDYNLSGFGGAGENVIGLDIY, encoded by the exons aTGTATGCAAAAGGAAAGGGCGCAACAGTGCCATCAGATGCTCAGGCTAGAGAAAA gtTAGCATTGTATGTTTATgagtatttattacatattggaGCTCAGAAAGCagctcaaacatttttaaatgaa attagatGGGAAAAGAATATCACACTTGGTGAACCACCAGGATTTCTGCATTCTTGGTGGTG tgtattttGGGATTTATATTGTGCAGCTCCAGAACGCCGTGATACATGTGAACATTCAAGTGAAGCTAAAGCATTTCATGATTAT ggttttGTAAATTCAGGATATGGTGTAAATGGTATTGCACAT aatgcTGGACCTTCTCCTAGTCCTTTAGGACAAATGCCTCCAAATGATGGAATGCCAGGAGGTCCAATGCCTGGTGGATTTTTTCCa aatgCTTCTATGAGACCATCACCTCCGAGTCATCCTTCAACACAACAATCTCCTCATTCTCAACCACCATCACATGGACAAATGTTATCAAATCag ccTTTTATGGGTCCTCGATATCCAGGTGGTCCAAGGCCTGGAATTCGCATGTCACAATTaggaaatgattttaattct cctACAGGGCAACCAATGATGCCTGGGATGGATCCTTTAAGACAAG GTGAAGCTGGAGAATATGTTGTAGGTTGGCAAG GAGGTATGGGACCAATGAATCCTCGTATGAATCCTCCTCGAGGTCAAAACACTCAAAACATGAGTCCATTAGGATCTTATAGCCCTGGAATGCGCGGACCTCCGCCTAATACAACCTTAGGCCCTGGTGGTGGCGGACCAAACATGCCTTTATCTATGGGCGGACTTGTTGGAAGACCACAATGGCAACCAAATGCAAATACT ccAATGAGTTATTCATCATCATCACCAGGAGCGTATGga ggaCCCTCGGGATCAGGCGGCCCTCCTGGACCAGGCACACCAATAATGCAAAGTCCTcaag ATTCTTCAAACTCTGGAGGAGAAAGTATGTACACAATGATGAAGCCGGTTACTGGAGGGAATATGCCTGgt GATTTTCCAATGAATAATGCATCAGACAGTGGACCATTAGGACCAATGGGTCCTAATACAATGAATTCGGTTTTGAACGGTGAAGGACTAGATGGTATGAAAAATTCACCTGCGCCAGGTGGCCCAGGGACACCGAGAGAAGATAGTGGAAGTGGCATGGGCGATTATAATTTGTCAGGATTTGGAGGAGCAGGAGAAAATGTAATTGGCCTggatatatattag
- the LOC113555823 gene encoding single-stranded DNA-binding protein 3-like isoform X3 — MYAKGKGATVPSDAQAREKLALYVYEYLLHIGAQKAAQTFLNEIRWEKNITLGEPPGFLHSWWCVFWDLYCAAPERRDTCEHSSEAKAFHDYGFVNSGYGVNGIAHNAGPSPSPLGQMPPNDGMPGGPMPGGFFPNASMRPSPPSHPSTQQSPHSQPPSHGQMLSNQPFMGPRYPGGPRPGIRMSQLGNDFNSPTGQPMMPGMDPLRQGEAGEYVVGWQGGMGPMNPRMNPPRGQNTQNMSPLGSYSPGMRGPPPNTTLGPGGGGPNMPLSMGGLVGRPQWQPNANTPMSYSSSSPGAYGDFPMNNASDSGPLGPMGPNTMNSVLNGEGLDGMKNSPAPGGPGTPREDSGSGMGDYNLSGFGGAGENVIGLDIY, encoded by the exons aTGTATGCAAAAGGAAAGGGCGCAACAGTGCCATCAGATGCTCAGGCTAGAGAAAA gtTAGCATTGTATGTTTATgagtatttattacatattggaGCTCAGAAAGCagctcaaacatttttaaatgaa attagatGGGAAAAGAATATCACACTTGGTGAACCACCAGGATTTCTGCATTCTTGGTGGTG tgtattttGGGATTTATATTGTGCAGCTCCAGAACGCCGTGATACATGTGAACATTCAAGTGAAGCTAAAGCATTTCATGATTAT ggttttGTAAATTCAGGATATGGTGTAAATGGTATTGCACAT aatgcTGGACCTTCTCCTAGTCCTTTAGGACAAATGCCTCCAAATGATGGAATGCCAGGAGGTCCAATGCCTGGTGGATTTTTTCCa aatgCTTCTATGAGACCATCACCTCCGAGTCATCCTTCAACACAACAATCTCCTCATTCTCAACCACCATCACATGGACAAATGTTATCAAATCag ccTTTTATGGGTCCTCGATATCCAGGTGGTCCAAGGCCTGGAATTCGCATGTCACAATTaggaaatgattttaattct cctACAGGGCAACCAATGATGCCTGGGATGGATCCTTTAAGACAAG GTGAAGCTGGAGAATATGTTGTAGGTTGGCAAG GAGGTATGGGACCAATGAATCCTCGTATGAATCCTCCTCGAGGTCAAAACACTCAAAACATGAGTCCATTAGGATCTTATAGCCCTGGAATGCGCGGACCTCCGCCTAATACAACCTTAGGCCCTGGTGGTGGCGGACCAAACATGCCTTTATCTATGGGCGGACTTGTTGGAAGACCACAATGGCAACCAAATGCAAATACT ccAATGAGTTATTCATCATCATCACCAGGAGCGTATGga GATTTTCCAATGAATAATGCATCAGACAGTGGACCATTAGGACCAATGGGTCCTAATACAATGAATTCGGTTTTGAACGGTGAAGGACTAGATGGTATGAAAAATTCACCTGCGCCAGGTGGCCCAGGGACACCGAGAGAAGATAGTGGAAGTGGCATGGGCGATTATAATTTGTCAGGATTTGGAGGAGCAGGAGAAAATGTAATTGGCCTggatatatattag
- the LOC113555823 gene encoding single-stranded DNA-binding protein 3-like isoform X2: MYAKGKGATVPSDAQAREKLALYVYEYLLHIGAQKAAQTFLNEIRWEKNITLGEPPGFLHSWWCVFWDLYCAAPERRDTCEHSSEAKAFHDYGFVNSGYGVNGIAHNAGPSPSPLGQMPPNDGMPGGPMPGGFFPNASMRPSPPSHPSTQQSPHSQPPSHGQMLSNQPFMGPRYPGGPRPGIRMSQLGNDFNSPTGQPMMPGMDPLRQGGMGPMNPRMNPPRGQNTQNMSPLGSYSPGMRGPPPNTTLGPGGGGPNMPLSMGGLVGRPQWQPNANTPMSYSSSSPGAYGGPSGSGGPPGPGTPIMQSPQDSSNSGGESMYTMMKPVTGGNMPGDFPMNNASDSGPLGPMGPNTMNSVLNGEGLDGMKNSPAPGGPGTPREDSGSGMGDYNLSGFGGAGENVIGLDIY; encoded by the exons aTGTATGCAAAAGGAAAGGGCGCAACAGTGCCATCAGATGCTCAGGCTAGAGAAAA gtTAGCATTGTATGTTTATgagtatttattacatattggaGCTCAGAAAGCagctcaaacatttttaaatgaa attagatGGGAAAAGAATATCACACTTGGTGAACCACCAGGATTTCTGCATTCTTGGTGGTG tgtattttGGGATTTATATTGTGCAGCTCCAGAACGCCGTGATACATGTGAACATTCAAGTGAAGCTAAAGCATTTCATGATTAT ggttttGTAAATTCAGGATATGGTGTAAATGGTATTGCACAT aatgcTGGACCTTCTCCTAGTCCTTTAGGACAAATGCCTCCAAATGATGGAATGCCAGGAGGTCCAATGCCTGGTGGATTTTTTCCa aatgCTTCTATGAGACCATCACCTCCGAGTCATCCTTCAACACAACAATCTCCTCATTCTCAACCACCATCACATGGACAAATGTTATCAAATCag ccTTTTATGGGTCCTCGATATCCAGGTGGTCCAAGGCCTGGAATTCGCATGTCACAATTaggaaatgattttaattct cctACAGGGCAACCAATGATGCCTGGGATGGATCCTTTAAGACAAG GAGGTATGGGACCAATGAATCCTCGTATGAATCCTCCTCGAGGTCAAAACACTCAAAACATGAGTCCATTAGGATCTTATAGCCCTGGAATGCGCGGACCTCCGCCTAATACAACCTTAGGCCCTGGTGGTGGCGGACCAAACATGCCTTTATCTATGGGCGGACTTGTTGGAAGACCACAATGGCAACCAAATGCAAATACT ccAATGAGTTATTCATCATCATCACCAGGAGCGTATGga ggaCCCTCGGGATCAGGCGGCCCTCCTGGACCAGGCACACCAATAATGCAAAGTCCTcaag ATTCTTCAAACTCTGGAGGAGAAAGTATGTACACAATGATGAAGCCGGTTACTGGAGGGAATATGCCTGgt GATTTTCCAATGAATAATGCATCAGACAGTGGACCATTAGGACCAATGGGTCCTAATACAATGAATTCGGTTTTGAACGGTGAAGGACTAGATGGTATGAAAAATTCACCTGCGCCAGGTGGCCCAGGGACACCGAGAGAAGATAGTGGAAGTGGCATGGGCGATTATAATTTGTCAGGATTTGGAGGAGCAGGAGAAAATGTAATTGGCCTggatatatattag